Within the Halomonas sp. HL-93 genome, the region CCGGGGGAGTCGTAAACGTGCGCCAGCCACTTGCTCATGCGCTGGGCGTAGGCCAGCTCCTGAGGAATGGCGGTGCCATCGTCAAGCGAGGTGGAACGCGGGTCTTGTGCGTGCAGCGCGTCAATGGCGTCTAGGGTTTGTTCAAAAGCGGAGGTCATGGCTGAGGTGCTCGGCTAAAGAGGGTGGTTAAACTGATATGGTCCTAGGTTGCCGAGAAACACTGAGAATCACAACTTCTGTAGGTAGGGAGATTATGGGGAACGTGGCTAGAGCAGACTAAGGATTGTTAAAAATCAGTCGCTTGGAAATTTCTGCTTTTGGTGAAGTACTCGCATGATATGAATTGAGGAATGATCGACCCAGTAGGCAATAATCATCGAAATCTCCGGGATGATAAGCAATCTGCCTGGAATGGCATCCCGCTGCACACCCATCAATGGCTGATCAAGTAGG harbors:
- a CDS encoding type II toxin-antitoxin system RelE/ParE family toxin, which encodes MILWEEEALNDREKIFEFLYEVNPAAAEKTDEIIEAKAESLLDQPLMGVQRDAIPGRLLIIPEISMIIAYWVDHSSIHIMRVLHQKQKFPSD